ACCCCACATTCTTTAACTTCATCGCCTCTTCCTCGAAGACCCTGATGAATTCATTGCCGATAATCTTTCTCTTTCTTTCAGGGTCCTTGACGCCCTTCAGTCTCGTGAGAAACCTGTCCGAGGCGTCAACGCACCGGATCTTCATGCGGAAGTTCTTCTTGAGTGTCTGCTCGACTTTTTTCGCCTCGCCTTCCCGCAAAACACCGTTGTCGACAAAGATGCAGGTGAGGGCATCGCCGATCGCTTCGTGCACGAGAACCGCTGTTACCGAGGAATCGACACCCCCGCTGATTCCGCAGACAACCCGTTCCCGTCCGACCGTTTTTCGTATCTCTTTTTTTGCCGTATCGATAAATGACTTCATCGTCCACGTGGGGCTGCAGCCGCATATCCCGAAGGCAAAGTTTCGCAAGATCTCCATACCCTTTTCCGTATGAATCACCTCAGGGTGAAACTGGAGGGCATAAAACTTTCTCTTCTCATCAGACATTGCGGCGACGGGAGAGTTGTCCGTATGCGCGATGCTCGAAAACCCCGCGGGAAGTTTTTCTATCCTGTCACCGTGACTCATCCATACCGTCGTTTTTCCCGTTGCGCCGGCAAGGAGGTCCCTGCTGTCGTCCACGGATAATTCAGCCCTTCCATATTCCTTCTTCGCGGCCCTGGCCACCCCTCCCCCGAGACAGTGCGCCATCAGCTG
The genomic region above belongs to Thermodesulfovibrionales bacterium and contains:
- the guaA gene encoding glutamine-hydrolyzing GMP synthase — encoded protein: QLMAHCLGGGVARAAKKEYGRAELSVDDSRDLLAGATGKTTVWMSHGDRIEKLPAGFSSIAHTDNSPVAAMSDEKRKFYALQFHPEVIHTEKGMEILRNFAFGICGCSPTWTMKSFIDTAKKEIRKTVGRERVVCGISGGVDSSVTAVLVHEAIGDALTCIFVDNGVLREGEAKKVEQTLKKNFRMKIRCVDASDRFLTRLKGVKDPERKRKIIGNEFIRVFEEEAMKLKNVGYLAQGTLYPDVIESVSFKGPSATIKSHHNVGGLLKKMKLKLIEPLRELFKDEVRLLGEELGMANEIINRHPFPGPGLAIRCISDVTGERLAILRKADAVVLEEVKKAGLYRSLWQAFAVLLPVKSVGVMGDERTYDNVIAVRAVTSLDGMTADWATIPYEIMGRISNRIINEVKGVNRVVYDITSKPPGTIEWE